The following are encoded in a window of Pseudomonas multiresinivorans genomic DNA:
- a CDS encoding MFS transporter, with protein sequence MSGQTVKIDDLPIGRFHIKIAGLTFGAHFTDGYILGLIGIAFTLINPQMALTPFWQGLIGSSALLGLFMGSLFFGWISDHLGRQKIFLISFVLITIASVMQFYVESAMQLFLCRVLIGIGLGGDFSVGHAMLAEFSPRKHRGVLLGSFSVIWTFGYVAATFVGTAMLPLGDDAWRWMLASSAIPAAMILIARIGTPESPRWLVYKGRIEEARAIVHKHLGANVEIDEEVINRKHSGYKALFSREYRKRTAFNCLFFICIVMPYFAIYTFLPSILQKMGLAEGFGTEMMLNALLIVGALLGIWCTIKFSRRGFLINSFLILAASLFLLVLLPGSLAWLMVACFGLFTLVLSAVSNLVGVYPAESFPTEVRAGGIGLATAASRLGSALSTFLLPVSVAGIGLSPTMAILAGILLFGAIISIAWAPETKYLTLTDCGRGEADGAKPSVTAKVAAA encoded by the coding sequence ATGTCGGGTCAAACAGTCAAAATCGATGACCTGCCCATCGGCAGGTTCCACATCAAGATCGCCGGCCTCACCTTCGGCGCCCACTTCACCGATGGCTACATCCTCGGCCTCATCGGTATCGCCTTCACTCTGATCAACCCGCAGATGGCGCTGACGCCCTTCTGGCAGGGCCTGATCGGCAGCTCCGCGCTGCTCGGCCTGTTCATGGGCAGCCTGTTCTTCGGCTGGATTTCCGACCACCTGGGGCGGCAGAAGATATTCCTCATCAGCTTCGTGCTGATCACCATTGCCTCGGTGATGCAGTTCTACGTCGAATCCGCGATGCAGCTGTTCCTCTGCCGGGTGCTGATCGGCATCGGCCTGGGCGGCGACTTCAGCGTCGGCCATGCGATGCTCGCCGAATTCTCACCGCGCAAGCACCGTGGCGTGCTGCTGGGTTCGTTTAGCGTGATCTGGACCTTCGGCTACGTCGCCGCCACCTTCGTCGGCACCGCCATGCTGCCATTGGGCGACGATGCCTGGCGCTGGATGCTGGCGTCCTCGGCGATCCCCGCCGCGATGATCCTGATCGCCCGCATCGGTACCCCGGAGTCGCCGCGCTGGCTGGTCTACAAGGGCCGGATCGAGGAAGCGCGCGCCATCGTGCACAAGCACCTGGGTGCCAACGTGGAGATCGACGAGGAAGTCATCAACCGCAAGCACAGCGGCTACAAGGCGCTGTTCAGCCGCGAGTACCGCAAGCGCACCGCCTTCAACTGCCTGTTCTTCATCTGCATCGTCATGCCGTACTTCGCCATCTACACCTTCCTGCCGTCGATCCTGCAGAAGATGGGCCTGGCCGAAGGCTTCGGCACCGAGATGATGCTCAACGCACTGCTGATCGTCGGCGCGCTGCTGGGCATCTGGTGCACCATCAAGTTCAGCCGCCGCGGCTTCCTGATCAACTCCTTCCTGATCCTTGCCGCCTCGCTGTTCCTGCTGGTGCTGCTGCCCGGCAGCCTGGCCTGGCTGATGGTGGCGTGCTTCGGCCTGTTCACCCTGGTGCTGTCGGCGGTGAGCAACCTGGTCGGCGTCTATCCGGCGGAGAGCTTCCCCACCGAAGTGCGCGCCGGTGGCATCGGCCTGGCCACGGCGGCCAGTCGCCTGGGCTCGGCGCTGAGTACCTTCCTGCTGCCAGTCAGTGTGGCGGGCATCGGGTTGAGTCCGACCATGGCGATCCTCGCCGGTATCCTGCTGTTCGGTGCGATCATCTCCATCGCCTGGGCGCCGGAAACCAAGTACCTCACGCTCACCGATTGCGGTCGTGGGGAGGCGGACGGCGCCAAGCCGTCCGTGACGGCCAAGGTCGCCGCGGCCTGA
- a CDS encoding NAD-dependent succinate-semialdehyde dehydrogenase, whose protein sequence is MSALLKTGHYIDGKWVTGGATYPVRNPATGALIVDVARGGAEETDAAIAAAERALPAWRALTAKERSVRIRRWGELMLQRQDDLARLLSTEQGKPLAEAKGEVAYAASFLEWFAEEAKRVYGDVIPSHKGDARIVVIKQAIGVVAAITPWNFPLAMVTRKVGPALAAGCTMILKPSEETPLSAFALAVLAEEAGIPAGVFNIVSGDAPAIGGAIQASGAVRKLSFTGSTRTGKLLMRQAAETLKKVSLELGGNAPFIVFDDADIDAAVRGAMASKFRNTGQTCVCVNRFYIQERVYEAFVSRLTRAVSAMRVGNALDGETEQGPLINEAALAKVEQHVGDALENGAKLMCGGRRHALGGTFYEPTVLAEANSQMLIASEETFGPVAACFRFRDESEVLSLANDTPYGLSAYFYSRDIGRVWRMAEGLEAGMVGINEGIISTEVAPFGGIKESGLGREGSKYGIEDYVEIKYLLMGGLSA, encoded by the coding sequence ATGAGCGCGCTGCTGAAAACTGGCCACTACATCGACGGCAAATGGGTGACGGGTGGCGCGACCTACCCGGTGCGCAACCCGGCCACCGGCGCGCTGATCGTCGACGTTGCCCGTGGTGGCGCCGAGGAAACCGACGCGGCCATTGCTGCCGCCGAACGTGCGCTGCCGGCCTGGCGCGCCCTGACCGCCAAGGAGCGCAGCGTGCGCATCCGCCGCTGGGGCGAGCTGATGCTGCAGCGCCAGGACGACCTGGCGCGCCTGCTCAGCACCGAACAGGGCAAGCCGCTGGCCGAGGCCAAGGGTGAGGTCGCCTACGCGGCGAGCTTCCTCGAGTGGTTCGCCGAGGAAGCCAAGCGCGTCTATGGCGATGTGATTCCCTCGCACAAGGGCGATGCGCGCATCGTGGTGATCAAGCAGGCCATCGGCGTGGTCGCGGCGATCACGCCGTGGAACTTCCCGCTGGCGATGGTCACCCGCAAGGTTGGCCCGGCGCTGGCGGCAGGCTGCACCATGATTCTCAAACCGTCGGAAGAAACACCGCTTTCCGCCTTCGCCCTCGCGGTGCTGGCGGAAGAAGCGGGCATTCCGGCGGGCGTTTTCAATATCGTCTCCGGCGACGCGCCTGCCATTGGTGGGGCGATCCAGGCATCCGGCGCGGTGCGCAAACTGTCCTTCACCGGCTCGACCCGCACCGGCAAGCTGCTGATGCGCCAGGCGGCGGAGACGCTGAAGAAAGTCTCACTGGAGCTGGGTGGCAACGCCCCCTTCATCGTCTTCGATGACGCCGATATCGATGCGGCCGTCCGCGGCGCCATGGCTTCTAAGTTCCGCAACACCGGGCAGACCTGTGTGTGCGTCAACCGCTTCTATATCCAGGAGCGCGTCTACGAAGCTTTCGTCTCGCGCCTGACCAGGGCAGTCAGCGCGATGCGTGTGGGCAACGCGCTGGATGGCGAGACCGAGCAGGGCCCGCTGATCAACGAGGCGGCACTGGCCAAGGTCGAGCAGCATGTCGGCGACGCGCTGGAGAACGGCGCGAAGCTGATGTGTGGCGGCCGTCGCCACGCTCTGGGCGGCACGTTCTACGAGCCGACCGTGCTGGCCGAAGCGAATTCGCAAATGCTGATCGCCAGTGAGGAAACCTTCGGCCCAGTCGCCGCCTGTTTCCGCTTCCGCGACGAATCTGAAGTCCTGAGTCTGGCGAACGATACGCCCTACGGGCTCTCCGCCTATTTCTACAGCCGCGATATCGGCCGCGTCTGGCGCATGGCCGAAGGGCTGGAGGCCGGCATGGTCGGCATCAACGAAGGAATCATCTCCACCGAGGTGGCGCCCTTTGGCGGCATCAAGGAGTCGGGCCTGGGCCGCGAAGGTTCAAAGTACGGCATCGAGGACTACGTGGAGATCAAGTACCTGCTCATGGGCGGCCTGTCTGCCTGA
- a CDS encoding DUF2846 domain-containing protein translates to MLRLALCAFLLMLAGCSSPGAFFGAVDGPPYSAQPADSQQATVYLYRPQNQWSDEELEAPGLFLNNELIGSLPSNGYFTLHFAPGSYPLQMRRPLLGSFWTFFAGGSLDFTLIAGFTLEARAGEVYYLRYDETHTPPKYEHTAGQGAGPLQLVGKELGSREIPATRQVQEPVSIAASGKEVEGPGFFERIGL, encoded by the coding sequence ATGCTCCGACTGGCCCTGTGCGCCTTTCTCCTGATGCTGGCCGGCTGCAGTTCGCCCGGCGCCTTCTTCGGCGCGGTGGATGGGCCGCCGTACAGTGCGCAGCCCGCAGATTCGCAGCAGGCCACGGTGTACCTCTACCGGCCGCAGAACCAGTGGTCCGATGAAGAACTGGAAGCGCCGGGGCTGTTCCTCAACAACGAGCTGATCGGCAGCCTGCCGAGCAACGGCTACTTCACCCTGCACTTCGCCCCCGGCAGTTATCCACTGCAGATGCGCCGCCCGCTGCTGGGTAGCTTCTGGACCTTCTTCGCCGGTGGCAGCCTGGATTTCACCCTGATTGCGGGGTTCACCCTGGAAGCCCGCGCCGGCGAGGTGTACTACCTGCGCTACGACGAGACCCACACGCCACCCAAATACGAGCACACCGCCGGCCAGGGCGCCGGCCCGCTGCAACTGGTGGGCAAGGAGCTGGGCTCGCGGGAAATCCCCGCCACGCGCCAGGTGCAGGAGCCGGTGAGCATCGCCGCCAGCGGCAAGGAAGTCGAAGGGCCGGGCTTCTTCGAACGTATCGGTCTGTGA
- a CDS encoding phospholipase D-like domain-containing protein has translation MSGPIFPWRTGNRFALLCDGERFFPRMFQAIDSAERQIELELYLVESGSCAEALLDRLLAALGRGVKVRCLFDAFGSLKLSSAWTRQLVEAGGELSHYNPLNWKAGLRNLYRDHRKLLLVDERIAYVGGTGATDEFWSARENRSDWHEVMVELTGHIVADWQRLFERQWNACLGVRAWKPREEVLLTRLPPIPNYGEGLARVAYADAGQHRDILQALVRSLRGAHQRVWLATPYFLPTWKVRRALRKAAQRGVDVRLLLTGRLTDHAPVRYAGQRYYPGLLRAGVKIFEYQPRFLHLKMVLVDDWVSVGSCNFDHWNLRFNLEANVEAFDPQFTAAVADCLAADFAQSREIDLGFWRARPWWKRLRERLWGSLDRLVVNFLDRRR, from the coding sequence GTGAGCGGCCCGATCTTTCCCTGGCGAACGGGCAACCGCTTCGCCCTGCTCTGCGACGGAGAGCGCTTCTTTCCGCGCATGTTCCAGGCCATCGACAGCGCCGAGCGGCAGATCGAGCTGGAACTCTACCTGGTGGAAAGCGGCAGCTGCGCCGAGGCGCTGCTGGATCGCCTGCTGGCCGCCCTGGGGCGCGGTGTGAAGGTGCGCTGCCTGTTCGATGCCTTCGGCAGCCTGAAGCTTTCCAGCGCCTGGACGCGGCAACTGGTGGAGGCGGGCGGCGAACTGAGCCACTACAACCCGCTTAACTGGAAGGCCGGCCTGCGCAACCTGTACCGCGATCACCGCAAGCTGCTGCTGGTGGACGAGCGCATCGCCTACGTCGGCGGCACCGGTGCTACCGACGAGTTCTGGTCCGCGCGGGAGAACCGCAGCGACTGGCATGAGGTGATGGTGGAGTTGACCGGCCACATCGTCGCCGACTGGCAACGCCTGTTCGAGCGGCAATGGAATGCCTGTCTTGGCGTGCGGGCCTGGAAGCCCCGCGAGGAAGTCCTGCTGACCCGCCTGCCGCCCATTCCCAACTACGGCGAAGGCCTGGCGCGTGTGGCCTACGCAGACGCCGGCCAGCATCGCGACATCCTCCAGGCGCTGGTGCGCTCGCTGCGCGGTGCGCACCAGCGGGTGTGGCTGGCGACGCCGTATTTCCTGCCGACCTGGAAGGTCCGCCGGGCGCTGCGCAAGGCCGCCCAGCGCGGCGTCGATGTGCGGCTGCTGCTCACTGGCCGGCTGACCGACCACGCGCCGGTGCGTTACGCAGGCCAGCGCTACTACCCTGGCCTGCTGCGCGCCGGGGTGAAGATCTTCGAATACCAGCCGCGCTTTCTTCATCTGAAGATGGTACTGGTCGATGACTGGGTCAGCGTCGGCTCGTGCAACTTCGATCATTGGAACCTTCGGTTCAATCTGGAGGCCAATGTAGAAGCGTTCGATCCGCAATTCACCGCGGCGGTGGCCGACTGCCTGGCCGCCGACTTCGCCCAGAGCCGCGAGATCGACCTGGGATTCTGGCGCGCGCGCCCCTGGTGGAAGCGCCTGCGCGAGCGGCTGTGGGGCTCGCTGGACCGACTGGTGGTGAACTTCCTCGACCGCCGCCGCTGA
- the fae gene encoding formaldehyde-activating enzyme: MKKLDLYIGEGFEGPGVNAAHINILLGPRSGPAGQAFASSLASPSQGHCPFMVIAQPNIPVKPMTLYVNKAEINGDMHANATWGASQAGIAKAVTEALLDGTLPPEAEDEWAIVTANWVNPGCDDLDAVYLNNYNACRTAIRAALSCKPERAQLADVVNAIANPFYTPKA; the protein is encoded by the coding sequence ATGAAAAAGCTCGACCTGTACATCGGTGAAGGTTTCGAAGGCCCCGGCGTCAACGCCGCGCACATCAACATCCTGCTCGGCCCGCGCAGCGGCCCGGCTGGCCAGGCGTTCGCAAGCAGCCTCGCCTCGCCCAGCCAGGGGCACTGCCCGTTCATGGTGATCGCCCAGCCGAACATCCCGGTCAAGCCGATGACCCTCTACGTGAACAAGGCCGAGATCAACGGTGACATGCACGCCAACGCCACCTGGGGCGCGTCCCAGGCCGGTATCGCCAAGGCCGTTACCGAGGCGCTGCTGGACGGCACCCTGCCGCCCGAAGCCGAGGACGAGTGGGCCATCGTCACCGCCAACTGGGTCAACCCGGGCTGCGATGACCTCGATGCCGTCTACCTGAACAACTACAACGCCTGCCGCACCGCGATCCGCGCGGCGCTGAGCTGCAAGCCCGAGCGTGCGCAGCTGGCCGACGTGGTCAACGCCATCGCCAACCCCTTCTACACCCCCAAGGCCTGA
- a CDS encoding YceI family protein: MRSLFAFLFAACFAASAQAAWYLDYESSRLTFVTTKNADIAEVNRFLVMHGKVEEQGQVELRIEMDSVSSGIPLRDERLRDKLFDTEKFPEARITSRIDLRPITELASGVQLEMRLPLRLELNGQAKDYRTDVLITRLDEHRFQVVTLQPLVINAADFGLAPGVAQLRKLAGLKSIGLSVPVGAVLIFASR, encoded by the coding sequence ATGCGCTCGCTGTTCGCCTTCCTCTTCGCGGCCTGCTTCGCCGCTTCCGCCCAGGCTGCCTGGTACCTCGACTACGAGTCCTCGCGGCTGACCTTCGTCACCACCAAGAATGCCGATATCGCCGAGGTGAACCGCTTCCTGGTGATGCACGGCAAGGTGGAGGAACAGGGCCAGGTGGAGCTGCGCATCGAGATGGATTCAGTCAGCAGCGGTATTCCGCTACGCGATGAGCGCCTGCGCGACAAGCTGTTCGACACCGAGAAATTCCCCGAGGCGCGTATCACCTCGCGCATCGACCTGCGCCCCATCACCGAACTGGCCAGCGGCGTGCAACTGGAGATGCGCCTGCCACTGCGCCTGGAGCTCAACGGCCAGGCGAAGGACTACCGCACCGATGTACTGATCACCCGCCTGGACGAGCACCGCTTCCAGGTCGTGACTCTGCAGCCGCTGGTGATCAATGCCGCTGACTTCGGCCTCGCGCCAGGCGTGGCGCAACTGCGCAAACTGGCCGGGCTGAAGAGTATCGGCCTGTCGGTGCCCGTGGGCGCCGTGCTGATCTTCGCCTCGCGGTGA
- a CDS encoding CopG family ribbon-helix-helix protein gives MATSVKLDEEMLARVRELAELRQRSPHWIMREAIGQYVVREEQREKLKRDTEQAWEEFQATGQHVAAEAVESWLNSWGDEDEQAAPKCE, from the coding sequence ATGGCCACTTCAGTCAAACTCGACGAGGAAATGCTCGCCCGCGTCCGCGAGCTGGCCGAGCTGCGCCAGCGCTCGCCGCACTGGATCATGCGCGAAGCCATCGGCCAATACGTCGTGCGTGAAGAGCAGCGCGAGAAGCTCAAGCGCGACACCGAGCAGGCCTGGGAAGAATTCCAGGCGACCGGCCAGCACGTCGCTGCCGAAGCGGTGGAGAGCTGGCTGAACAGCTGGGGCGATGAGGACGAGCAAGCCGCACCGAAATGCGAGTGA
- a CDS encoding LysR family transcriptional regulator has protein sequence MDDRLDGIATFVQVVDAGSFALAAERLNLTRSAVGKAIARLEARLGVRLLQRTTRSQNLTDDGQVFYDSCVRALAELDAAHTALEGGRMEPRGRLRVSVPISFGHLCVVPLMLALARQYPSLKIDLSFTDRRVDLVEEGFDLAVRIGPLGDSATLAARKLGVQYTSIGAAPSYIAEHGMPEGLDDLAGHSAISYSVAGVTSPWDLRDDDGQAKRIDIDPQLSMDDLQAITAAAVAGFGLARLPSWLLARHVKLGELVVVKGRCNLPPLEIHAVWPKTRYMPSKIRCAIDALVAGIPALLAD, from the coding sequence ATGGATGACCGACTCGATGGTATCGCCACCTTCGTCCAGGTGGTGGACGCCGGCAGCTTCGCCCTGGCCGCCGAGCGCCTGAACCTCACTCGCTCGGCGGTAGGCAAGGCCATCGCCCGGCTGGAGGCGCGCTTGGGGGTGCGCTTGCTGCAGCGGACCACGCGCAGCCAGAACCTCACCGACGACGGCCAGGTGTTCTACGACAGTTGCGTGCGCGCGCTGGCCGAACTGGACGCCGCGCACACCGCGCTGGAGGGCGGTCGGATGGAGCCGCGCGGGCGCCTGCGGGTCAGCGTGCCGATCTCCTTCGGCCACCTCTGCGTGGTGCCGCTGATGCTGGCGCTGGCGCGGCAGTATCCGTCGCTGAAGATCGACCTGTCCTTCACCGACCGCCGCGTCGACCTGGTGGAAGAGGGCTTCGACCTCGCCGTGCGCATCGGCCCGCTGGGCGACAGCGCCACGCTCGCCGCGCGCAAGCTGGGCGTGCAGTACACCAGCATCGGCGCGGCGCCCTCGTATATCGCCGAGCACGGCATGCCCGAAGGTCTGGACGACCTCGCCGGCCACTCGGCCATCAGCTACTCGGTTGCCGGTGTCACTTCACCCTGGGACCTGCGCGACGACGACGGCCAGGCGAAACGCATCGACATCGACCCACAGCTGAGCATGGACGACCTGCAGGCCATCACCGCCGCCGCCGTGGCCGGCTTCGGCCTGGCACGGCTGCCGTCCTGGCTGCTGGCGCGGCACGTGAAGCTGGGCGAGTTGGTGGTGGTGAAGGGCCGCTGCAACCTGCCGCCGCTGGAGATCCATGCGGTGTGGCCGAAGACCCGCTACATGCCGTCGAAGATCCGCTGCGCCATCGATGCGCTGGTGGCCGGGATTCCGGCGCTGCTGGCCGACTGA
- a CDS encoding GNAT family acetyltransferase has translation MEFRLLGGDALRPFIDDLARLRITVFREYPYLYDGSPEYEAGYLDGHVRSAWSLCVLVIDEGRVVGASTGLPLLDEAEAFQQPFLAQGWNPERIFYFGESVVLPEYRSAALDLRFFEERERFARGLGRFDWAAFCALRRPPEHSARPVSYRSPDAFWLQRGFTPQPSLQTEYHWRDIGEQQETAKSMMFWLKELS, from the coding sequence ATCGAGTTCCGCCTGCTAGGCGGAGACGCCCTTCGCCCGTTCATCGATGATCTGGCGCGACTGCGCATCACCGTGTTCCGCGAGTATCCGTACCTCTACGATGGCAGTCCGGAATATGAAGCCGGGTACCTCGACGGCCATGTGCGATCGGCCTGGAGCCTGTGCGTGCTGGTGATCGATGAGGGCAGGGTAGTGGGGGCTTCGACCGGGCTGCCGCTGCTGGACGAGGCCGAGGCTTTCCAGCAGCCGTTCCTGGCGCAGGGCTGGAACCCGGAGCGAATCTTCTACTTTGGTGAGTCGGTGGTTCTGCCGGAGTACCGCAGCGCCGCTCTCGACCTGCGTTTCTTCGAAGAACGCGAGCGCTTTGCGCGTGGTCTGGGTCGCTTCGATTGGGCGGCCTTCTGCGCCCTTCGGCGGCCGCCGGAGCACAGCGCACGACCCGTCAGCTACCGCTCGCCGGACGCCTTCTGGCTGCAGCGTGGCTTCACTCCGCAACCCTCCCTGCAGACCGAATACCACTGGCGCGATATCGGCGAGCAGCAGGAGACTGCCAAGTCGATGATGTTCTGGCTCAAGGAGCTGAGCTGA
- a CDS encoding acyltransferase family protein, giving the protein MGLYVVIYHTLHSYPAEQKFAGLDDLTALGFFATSTFFVLSGFLLCHVYVTDGQLRESPRSFFTKRLSNLYPLHIFSILLTIAVLLVVSGLGIGPDLDQATPRFVIYDTNEAIGRLQPELFHHWMSDRELLFNSILQLTMLQAWNPYYLTFNAPLWSLSTLFFFYLCFPFVAPRLARLQHKWRWLLVLWGVYLIPPLLVVASEQYGMPWTGLLHRNPLLRLPEFLSGILAYGLFREYKDAGRLPGRGTLVAMGAFVLANFLVADYLYTHGAKFWYFLLHNGLLLPAQLMLVYMSALPRDPKSSLVRHWSPRLGAASLSLFALHVPLFTLFSRTEKLIRAPGDCLADWAFCVESATHQQLSLWLYPLFLLFMVTSCVLVQERCVVPVRKWLVRHLLPAPPAPPTARRRVVTES; this is encoded by the coding sequence ATGGGCCTGTACGTGGTGATCTACCACACGTTGCACAGCTACCCCGCCGAGCAGAAGTTCGCCGGCCTCGATGACCTCACCGCCCTGGGCTTTTTCGCCACCAGCACCTTCTTCGTGCTTTCCGGCTTCCTGCTGTGCCACGTCTACGTCACCGATGGACAGCTCCGTGAGAGCCCGCGCAGCTTCTTCACCAAGCGCCTGTCCAACCTCTACCCGCTGCACATCTTCTCGATCCTGCTGACCATCGCCGTGCTGCTGGTGGTCAGCGGGCTGGGCATCGGCCCGGACCTGGACCAGGCCACGCCGCGCTTCGTCATCTACGACACCAACGAGGCCATCGGCCGGCTGCAGCCGGAGCTGTTCCACCACTGGATGAGCGACCGCGAACTGCTGTTCAACAGTATCCTGCAGCTGACCATGCTGCAGGCGTGGAACCCGTATTACCTGACCTTCAACGCGCCGCTCTGGTCGCTGTCGACGCTGTTCTTCTTCTACCTCTGCTTCCCCTTCGTTGCGCCGCGCCTGGCGCGTCTGCAGCACAAATGGCGTTGGCTGCTGGTGCTCTGGGGCGTGTACCTGATCCCGCCGCTGCTGGTAGTCGCGAGCGAACAGTACGGTATGCCCTGGACCGGGCTGTTGCACCGCAACCCGCTGCTGCGCCTGCCGGAGTTCCTCAGCGGCATCCTCGCCTACGGGCTCTTCCGCGAGTACAAGGACGCCGGCCGCCTGCCCGGCCGCGGAACGCTGGTGGCGATGGGCGCGTTCGTGCTGGCCAACTTCCTGGTCGCCGATTACCTCTACACCCACGGCGCCAAGTTCTGGTACTTCCTGTTGCACAACGGCCTGCTGCTGCCCGCGCAGCTGATGCTGGTGTACATGAGCGCCTTGCCGCGGGACCCGAAGAGCAGCCTGGTGCGGCACTGGTCGCCACGGCTGGGGGCGGCGTCACTGTCGCTGTTCGCCCTGCACGTGCCGTTGTTTACGCTGTTCTCGCGGACGGAAAAACTGATTCGCGCACCGGGGGACTGCCTCGCGGACTGGGCCTTCTGCGTCGAGTCGGCTACCCATCAGCAATTGTCGCTGTGGCTGTATCCGCTGTTCCTGCTGTTCATGGTCACCAGCTGCGTGCTGGTGCAGGAGCGCTGCGTGGTGCCGGTGCGCAAATGGCTCGTGCGGCACCTGTTGCCGGCCCCGCCTGCGCCACCGACCGCGCGGCGGCGAGTGGTTACCGAGTCGTAA
- a CDS encoding type II toxin-antitoxin system RelE/ParE family toxin, giving the protein MRVIYAPAALRDLDRLRRFLRETNPTAARRAGQIILQATQALGAYPQMGRLIDDLPIEFREWPIDFGDSGYIARYRIDGETLVILAIRHQREAGY; this is encoded by the coding sequence ATGCGAGTGATCTACGCGCCCGCGGCGCTTCGCGACCTCGACCGCCTGCGCCGATTCCTCCGGGAAACCAATCCCACCGCCGCCCGCCGTGCCGGCCAGATCATTCTCCAGGCCACCCAGGCGCTGGGGGCCTATCCGCAGATGGGGCGACTGATCGATGACCTACCGATCGAATTCCGCGAATGGCCCATCGACTTCGGTGACAGCGGCTACATAGCCCGCTACCGCATCGATGGGGAAACACTGGTCATCCTCGCGATCCGCCACCAGCGCGAAGCCGGTTACTGA
- a CDS encoding aldo/keto reductase yields MQYIRLGNSGLQVSKLCLGTMNMGTPDWKPWIFDEQKSEPIVKHALDAGVNFIDLADFYSAGVGEEVVCRILKRLVRREDVVITTKVGYGTCPGINASGHSRKHIMDGIDASLKRMGMDYVDLYMLHFYDVNTPVEEVMGAMNDIVRAGKARYIGVSTMLTGQLAKILMACERNGWVKPINMQLQLNCAYREEEREMIPFCRDQGLGVSVFSPLARGLLTGDVNSTRNQTDFFTQQMYADEASFEIARSVQRVAQRRGVSNAQIAQAWVLQHSGVDCMLVGADTTAQFDSALAALETRLDDEEIYELERNYTPCDVINDYTAGKRILRAARPMREAFALTEAVA; encoded by the coding sequence ATGCAATACATCCGTCTCGGCAACTCCGGCCTGCAGGTTTCCAAGCTGTGCCTGGGCACCATGAACATGGGCACTCCGGACTGGAAGCCGTGGATCTTCGATGAACAGAAAAGCGAGCCGATCGTGAAGCACGCGCTGGATGCCGGCGTGAACTTCATCGACCTCGCCGACTTCTATTCCGCCGGCGTCGGCGAGGAAGTCGTCTGCCGCATCCTCAAGCGCCTGGTGCGCCGCGAGGATGTAGTGATCACCACCAAGGTCGGCTACGGCACCTGTCCGGGCATCAACGCCAGCGGCCATTCGCGCAAGCACATCATGGACGGCATCGACGCCTCCCTGAAGCGCATGGGCATGGATTACGTCGACTTGTACATGCTGCACTTCTACGACGTGAACACGCCCGTGGAAGAGGTCATGGGCGCGATGAACGACATCGTCCGCGCCGGCAAGGCCCGCTACATTGGCGTGTCCACCATGCTCACCGGCCAGCTGGCGAAGATCCTCATGGCCTGCGAGCGCAACGGCTGGGTCAAGCCGATCAACATGCAGCTGCAGCTCAACTGCGCCTACCGCGAGGAAGAGCGCGAGATGATCCCGTTCTGCCGCGACCAGGGCCTCGGCGTCTCGGTGTTCAGCCCGCTGGCGCGCGGCCTGCTGACCGGTGACGTGAACTCCACGCGCAATCAGACCGACTTCTTTACCCAGCAGATGTACGCCGACGAGGCTTCCTTCGAGATTGCCCGCTCCGTGCAGCGCGTCGCGCAGCGTCGCGGAGTATCCAATGCACAGATCGCCCAGGCCTGGGTGCTGCAGCATTCCGGTGTGGATTGCATGCTCGTTGGCGCCGACACCACCGCGCAATTCGACAGTGCCCTGGCCGCGCTGGAGACCCGCCTGGACGACGAGGAAATCTACGAGCTGGAGCGCAACTACACGCCCTGCGACGTGATCAACGACTACACCGCCGGCAAGCGCATCCTGCGTGCCGCCCGCCCCATGCGCGAAGCCTTCGCGCTGACGGAGGCGGTGGCATGA